A genomic segment from Propionibacteriaceae bacterium ZF39 encodes:
- a CDS encoding carboxyl transferase domain-containing protein, translated as MFKRIAIVNRGEAAMRLIHAVREMNEERPGSEPITTIALYTDGEKSAMFAREADEAYALGPASERPYLNHDLLAKVLTEARADAVWVGWGFVAEDPAFADLVTSLGIAFIGPSGAAMRRLGDKIGSKLLAEEAGVPVAPWSGGGVDTLEDAIEAAERIGYPLMLKATAGGGGRGIRRIESADDLREHYQRTSDEALRAFGSGVLFLEKLVTGARHVEVQLICDGDTAWALGVRDCTVQRRNQKIIEESRSPLLTADELELVSTSAERLATMVGYAGAATVEFLYQPTQHEFAFLEVNTRLQVEHPITEMVTGFDLVKAQIRIAAGEKLPAQRPHEDGHAIEARLNAEDPDRDFAPAPGRIARLDLPKGPGLRVDTGFAEGDEIPADFDSMVAKIIASGRRRSVALARLRRAIAETTVVIEGGATNKSFILELLSRNEVIGPDAGQEADKWAPHPEVHGLVHPDTTHWADTGWIDRVRAEGDLVADAHAGVALVAAAIEAYAETAREETDRLLLTASGGRPQTQHRSGLHVDLKLRGAKHSVTAHATGPNRYRVVVDGHVCEAEMQRLDEVHGRLLVNGSRYRTVSATHGPVHMIEVEGIMHRVSRDEGGVLRSPAPALVVATPVAVGDEVEAGAPVIVLESMKMETVLTAPFSGRVKELHVMTGSQVETMASLVRLEPIGEAAPEETGPATSIDLPAPLIDGTDPVAAADRLRADLSAVLMGYDVDPSARTLPRYLAARDEVCAAGGEVIEEEIALMGLFTDLAEMGRNRPLDEPLHTELRVHSERENFHRYLTTLDPERSGLQPSFVTQLTKVLAHYGIDSLDRTPELEEAVFRIFLSQKRATADVPLILGILDRWISEPAPNSDRGAQARALLERLVRATQLRFPAVSDLARSVRFRWFDQPLVDAERAEIVAGVGDEVAALAADPNAADREQRIATLARIPERTGDVLAERLGESVGAGRGVPEHEPMLEVLLTKYYADYQLENLRRVDGTGRATAIGDYRLEGRPRRMVSTLGTADELGADGPVARIVADQFALVPQMDKVAELYVLWPGTPDSETLGDELLAALSTWDWAPGFKRVAVGVCTADGNVDYRTFRLGADGLFEDVKLRDIHPMEGRRLDLWRLREFDLTRLPATEGVLLFECVAKSNPNDRRLVAMANVRQVAAVRDAGGLLLGLPHAERAVENCLESIRRTRTARGPAGSRLDMNHVWIHVWPEIDIDLKDIARLRYKITPLSDGTGIEEVVAQGRFVRDGGLMPAAVRFHVEPGTGVTTSVTPPPTEPLKPLDDYDSRVVRARRRGLVYPYELASALAGEGGEMIELDLDESDVRLVEVDREPGHNTAGLICARVTTRTPLHPEGITRVVLSGDPIKGLGAVAEPECRRVIAALDLAEELGVPLEWFTLSSGARISMDSGTENMDWVAAALRRIVEFTQAGGEINVVVAGINVGAQPYWNAEATMLMHTKGILVMTPDSAMVLTGKQSLDFSGGVSAEDNFGIGGYDRVMGVNGQAQYWAPNLGAAMGILMQHYESTYVAKGEVGPRRAVTSDPIDRDVSDYPHQAEGSDFKTVGDIFSPLHNPDRKKAFDIRTVIAAVCDSDAPRLERWAGMAEADTSVVMDARIGGHSVCVIGIESRPVKRAGFPPTDGPDTFTAGTLFPKSSKKTARAINAASGNRPLVVLANLSGFDGSPESMRELQLEYGAEIGRAIVNFEGPVVFVVISRYHGGAFVVFSKALNPNLTVLAVEGSYASVIGGAPAAAVVFSRDVDKRTAADSRVADLESRVRAASGVARADLQLELTDVRTAVRAEKIAEVAGEFDAIHDIHRAVRMGSVDRVISAAELRPAIVATIEAYRPEG; from the coding sequence ATGTTCAAGCGCATCGCCATCGTCAACCGTGGAGAGGCGGCGATGCGCCTGATCCATGCGGTGCGCGAGATGAACGAGGAGCGCCCGGGTTCGGAGCCGATCACGACGATCGCGCTCTACACCGATGGCGAGAAGTCGGCGATGTTCGCGCGCGAGGCCGATGAGGCGTACGCCCTGGGCCCGGCCTCCGAACGCCCCTATCTGAACCATGACCTGCTCGCGAAGGTCCTCACCGAGGCCAGAGCCGATGCCGTCTGGGTCGGTTGGGGCTTCGTGGCGGAGGACCCGGCGTTCGCCGACCTGGTGACATCGCTCGGCATCGCGTTCATCGGCCCGTCGGGCGCGGCCATGCGCCGGCTCGGCGACAAGATCGGGTCGAAGCTGCTGGCGGAGGAGGCGGGCGTACCCGTCGCGCCCTGGTCCGGCGGCGGCGTCGACACCCTCGAGGACGCGATCGAGGCGGCCGAACGGATCGGCTACCCGCTCATGCTCAAAGCCACCGCGGGCGGCGGCGGCCGCGGCATCCGTCGGATCGAGTCCGCCGATGATCTCCGGGAGCACTATCAGCGCACGTCCGACGAGGCGCTGCGGGCGTTCGGCAGCGGCGTACTCTTCCTCGAAAAGCTCGTCACCGGCGCCCGCCACGTCGAGGTCCAGCTGATCTGTGACGGCGACACGGCGTGGGCGCTCGGCGTCCGCGACTGCACCGTCCAGCGCCGCAATCAGAAGATCATTGAGGAGTCCCGCTCGCCGCTGCTCACCGCCGACGAGCTGGAACTGGTCTCCACGAGTGCGGAGCGGCTGGCGACGATGGTGGGGTACGCCGGAGCGGCGACTGTCGAATTCCTCTATCAGCCCACGCAGCACGAGTTCGCCTTCCTAGAGGTCAACACCCGCCTCCAGGTCGAGCACCCGATCACCGAAATGGTCACCGGTTTCGACCTGGTGAAGGCCCAGATCCGCATCGCGGCGGGGGAGAAGCTCCCCGCCCAGCGGCCCCATGAGGACGGCCACGCCATCGAGGCCCGGCTCAATGCCGAGGATCCCGATCGCGACTTCGCTCCCGCGCCGGGTCGGATCGCCCGTCTCGACCTGCCCAAGGGACCCGGCCTCCGCGTCGACACCGGTTTCGCCGAGGGCGACGAGATCCCTGCCGACTTCGACTCGATGGTCGCCAAGATCATCGCCTCCGGCCGCCGCCGGTCGGTCGCGCTGGCGCGACTCCGCCGGGCCATTGCCGAGACCACCGTCGTCATCGAGGGCGGTGCGACCAACAAGAGCTTCATCCTCGAACTGCTGAGCCGCAACGAGGTCATCGGCCCCGATGCCGGCCAGGAGGCCGACAAGTGGGCGCCGCACCCCGAGGTGCACGGACTGGTCCATCCGGACACGACCCACTGGGCGGATACGGGCTGGATCGACCGCGTCCGCGCCGAGGGCGACCTGGTCGCCGATGCGCATGCCGGGGTGGCGCTGGTCGCTGCCGCGATCGAGGCGTACGCCGAGACTGCGCGTGAGGAGACCGATCGCCTCCTGCTGACCGCGAGTGGCGGGCGTCCCCAGACGCAGCATCGTTCGGGTCTGCACGTCGACCTCAAACTGCGCGGCGCCAAGCACTCGGTGACCGCCCACGCCACCGGGCCCAACCGCTATCGCGTGGTCGTCGACGGCCACGTGTGCGAAGCCGAGATGCAGCGCCTCGACGAGGTGCACGGGCGCCTGCTGGTGAACGGCTCGCGCTATCGCACCGTGTCGGCCACGCACGGCCCGGTCCACATGATCGAGGTCGAGGGCATCATGCACCGCGTCTCGCGCGACGAGGGCGGCGTGCTGCGCTCGCCGGCCCCGGCCCTGGTCGTCGCCACCCCGGTGGCCGTCGGCGACGAGGTCGAAGCCGGCGCTCCGGTCATCGTCCTCGAGTCGATGAAGATGGAAACAGTGCTCACGGCGCCGTTCTCCGGCCGGGTCAAGGAACTGCACGTCATGACCGGCTCCCAGGTCGAGACCATGGCGTCCCTGGTGCGGCTCGAACCGATCGGCGAGGCCGCGCCCGAGGAAACCGGGCCCGCCACCAGCATCGACCTCCCCGCCCCGCTCATCGACGGCACCGACCCCGTCGCCGCGGCCGATCGGCTCCGCGCCGACCTGTCGGCGGTGCTGATGGGTTATGACGTCGACCCCTCTGCCCGCACGCTGCCGCGCTATCTCGCCGCTCGCGATGAGGTCTGCGCGGCCGGGGGTGAGGTCATCGAGGAGGAGATCGCCCTGATGGGGCTGTTCACCGACCTCGCCGAGATGGGACGCAATCGCCCGCTGGACGAGCCGCTGCACACCGAGCTCCGCGTGCATTCGGAGCGGGAGAACTTCCACCGTTACCTCACCACGCTCGATCCGGAGCGCTCGGGGCTGCAGCCCAGCTTCGTCACGCAGCTCACCAAGGTGCTGGCTCACTACGGAATCGACTCGCTCGACCGCACCCCGGAGCTCGAGGAGGCGGTCTTCCGCATCTTCCTGAGCCAGAAGCGCGCGACCGCGGACGTGCCGCTGATCCTCGGCATCCTCGATCGCTGGATCTCCGAGCCGGCCCCCAACTCCGACCGCGGTGCCCAGGCCCGGGCCTTGCTGGAGCGGCTCGTGCGGGCGACCCAGCTCCGCTTCCCGGCGGTCAGCGACTTGGCGCGCTCGGTGCGCTTCCGTTGGTTCGACCAGCCGCTGGTGGACGCCGAACGCGCCGAGATCGTGGCCGGCGTCGGCGACGAGGTGGCGGCCCTGGCCGCCGACCCGAACGCCGCCGATCGCGAACAGCGCATCGCGACGCTGGCCCGGATCCCCGAGCGCACCGGCGATGTCCTGGCCGAACGGCTCGGGGAATCGGTCGGAGCCGGCCGCGGCGTGCCCGAGCACGAACCGATGCTCGAGGTGCTCCTGACGAAGTACTACGCCGACTACCAGCTCGAGAACCTGCGCCGGGTGGACGGCACCGGTCGCGCCACTGCGATCGGCGACTATCGCCTCGAAGGACGACCGCGCCGCATGGTGTCCACGCTGGGCACGGCCGACGAACTCGGCGCGGACGGTCCGGTCGCCCGGATCGTCGCGGACCAGTTCGCGCTCGTGCCGCAGATGGACAAGGTCGCGGAGCTCTATGTCCTGTGGCCCGGGACCCCGGATTCCGAAACGCTCGGAGATGAGCTCCTGGCGGCTCTGTCGACCTGGGACTGGGCGCCCGGTTTCAAGCGCGTCGCGGTCGGGGTCTGCACGGCCGACGGCAACGTGGACTACCGCACGTTCCGCCTCGGCGCCGACGGCCTCTTCGAGGACGTCAAGCTCCGCGACATCCACCCGATGGAGGGTCGCCGACTCGACCTGTGGCGCCTGCGCGAGTTCGACCTCACCCGACTCCCGGCGACCGAGGGTGTGCTGCTGTTCGAGTGCGTCGCCAAGTCGAATCCCAACGACCGTCGCCTCGTGGCGATGGCCAATGTGCGCCAGGTCGCGGCGGTGCGTGATGCCGGCGGCCTCCTCCTCGGCCTGCCCCACGCCGAGCGCGCGGTCGAGAACTGCCTCGAATCGATTCGCCGGACCCGCACGGCCCGGGGCCCGGCCGGCTCCCGCCTGGACATGAACCACGTCTGGATCCATGTGTGGCCCGAGATCGACATCGACCTCAAGGACATCGCCCGGCTGCGTTACAAGATCACGCCGCTGTCCGACGGCACCGGTATCGAGGAAGTCGTGGCCCAGGGTCGCTTCGTCCGGGACGGCGGCCTCATGCCCGCGGCGGTCCGGTTCCACGTCGAGCCGGGGACCGGCGTCACGACCTCGGTGACCCCGCCCCCGACCGAACCCCTCAAGCCGCTCGACGACTACGACTCCCGCGTGGTGCGAGCCCGCCGTCGTGGCCTCGTCTATCCCTACGAGCTGGCCTCGGCGCTGGCCGGTGAGGGTGGCGAGATGATCGAGCTCGATCTCGACGAGTCGGACGTACGCCTGGTCGAGGTCGATCGCGAGCCCGGCCACAACACGGCCGGCCTGATCTGCGCCCGCGTCACCACGCGTACGCCGCTCCACCCGGAAGGCATCACCCGCGTGGTGCTGTCCGGCGACCCGATCAAGGGCCTCGGTGCGGTGGCCGAGCCCGAATGCCGACGGGTGATCGCCGCGCTCGACCTGGCCGAGGAGCTGGGCGTACCCCTGGAATGGTTCACCCTCAGCTCGGGCGCCCGGATCTCGATGGACTCCGGCACAGAGAACATGGACTGGGTCGCCGCGGCGCTGCGTCGGATCGTCGAATTCACCCAGGCCGGCGGCGAGATCAACGTCGTCGTGGCCGGCATCAACGTGGGCGCCCAGCCCTACTGGAACGCCGAGGCCACGATGCTGATGCACACCAAGGGCATTCTCGTCATGACCCCCGACTCGGCCATGGTCCTCACCGGCAAGCAGTCGCTCGACTTCTCCGGCGGCGTCTCGGCCGAGGACAACTTCGGCATCGGCGGTTATGACCGTGTGATGGGTGTCAACGGCCAGGCGCAGTATTGGGCGCCGAACCTCGGCGCGGCCATGGGCATCCTGATGCAGCACTACGAGTCGACCTACGTCGCCAAGGGCGAGGTCGGGCCGCGCCGCGCCGTCACCAGTGACCCCATCGATCGCGATGTGTCGGACTATCCGCACCAGGCCGAGGGCTCCGACTTCAAGACCGTCGGCGACATCTTCTCCCCTCTGCACAACCCGGATCGCAAGAAGGCGTTCGACATCCGCACGGTCATCGCGGCCGTGTGTGACTCCGACGCCCCGCGTCTGGAGCGCTGGGCCGGCATGGCCGAGGCCGATACGTCGGTCGTGATGGATGCCCGCATCGGCGGTCACTCCGTCTGCGTCATCGGCATCGAGTCGCGCCCGGTCAAGCGCGCGGGCTTCCCGCCCACGGACGGTCCCGACACGTTCACCGCCGGCACGCTGTTCCCGAAGTCGAGCAAGAAGACCGCCCGCGCGATCAACGCCGCCTCCGGCAACCGGCCGCTGGTGGTGCTGGCCAACCTGTCGGGCTTCGACGGGTCGCCGGAGTCGATGCGCGAGCTGCAGCTGGAGTACGGCGCTGAGATCGGCCGGGCCATCGTCAACTTCGAGGGCCCTGTCGTGTTCGTCGTGATCTCGCGCTATCACGGCGGCGCGTTTGTGGTGTTCAGCAAGGCACTCAACCCGAACCTGACGGTGCTCGCCGTCGAGGGCTCCTATGCCTCCGTCATCGGCGGCGCCCCCGCGGCGGCCGTGGTCTTCAGCCGTGACGTGGACAAGCGGACCGCTGCGGATTCGCGGGTGGCTGACCTGGAGAGCCGGGTACGCGCGGCCTCCGGCGTGGCCCGCGCAGACCTGCAGCTCGAGCTCACCGACGTCCGGACGGCCGTGCGGGCGGAGAAGATCGCCGAGGTGGCCGGCGAATTCGATGCCATCCACGACATCCATCGCGCCGTGCGGATGGGTTCGGTGGACCGGGTGATCAGCGCCGCCGAACTGCGGCCCGCGATCGTCGCGACCATCGAGGCCTATCGCCCGGAGGGGTGA
- the rplO gene encoding 50S ribosomal protein L15, whose protein sequence is MAIKIHDLKPAPGAKTAKTRVGRGEGGKGGKTAGRGTKGTGARKNTPQNFEGGQMPMHMRVPKLRGFKNPFRVEYQVVNLTKLEELFPKGGKVEVADLVAKGAVRANHPVKVLGNGEISVAVQVSADKFSASAKEKIEKAGGSATEL, encoded by the coding sequence ATGGCGATCAAGATCCATGATCTGAAGCCCGCTCCCGGTGCCAAGACTGCCAAGACCCGCGTGGGTCGCGGTGAAGGCGGCAAGGGCGGCAAGACCGCCGGCCGTGGCACCAAGGGCACGGGCGCGCGCAAGAACACCCCGCAGAACTTCGAGGGTGGCCAGATGCCGATGCACATGCGGGTGCCGAAGCTTCGCGGCTTCAAGAACCCGTTCCGTGTCGAATATCAGGTCGTGAACCTGACGAAGCTCGAGGAACTGTTCCCGAAGGGCGGCAAGGTGGAGGTGGCCGATCTGGTCGCCAAGGGCGCTGTCCGCGCCAACCACCCCGTCAAGGTTCTCGGCAACGGTGAGATCTCCGTCGCGGTCCAGGTGTCCGCCGACAAGTTCTCCGCCAGCGCCAAGGAGAAGATCGAGAAGGCGGGCGGCTCGGCCACCGAGCTGTGA
- the rpmD gene encoding 50S ribosomal protein L30, whose translation MTQLKVTQTRSEAGCKQNQRDTLRSLGLKRVGHSVVKDDRPEFRGMINTVSHLVTVEEVD comes from the coding sequence ATGACCCAGCTCAAGGTGACCCAGACCCGGTCCGAGGCCGGCTGCAAGCAGAACCAGCGCGACACGCTGCGTTCCCTGGGCCTGAAGCGGGTCGGGCATTCGGTCGTCAAGGACGATCGGCCCGAGTTCCGCGGCATGATCAACACGGTCTCCCATCTGGTGACCGTCGAGGAGGTCGACTGA
- the rpsE gene encoding 30S ribosomal protein S5 produces the protein MSQATQQGNQRGGQGGRGERRGRDDRRGGQQREEKSQYLERVVAINRVAKVVKGGRRFSFTALVVVGDGDGMVGVGYGKAKEVPAAIAKGVEEAKKHFFRVPRVQGTIPHPVQGEKAAGVVMLRPASPGTGVIAGGSARAVLECAGIHDVLAKSLGSPNAINVVHATVQALKDLEEPAEVARRRGLPIEDVVPAALLKAQRAKTEEAH, from the coding sequence ATGAGCCAAGCTACTCAGCAGGGCAATCAGCGCGGTGGCCAGGGTGGCCGCGGCGAGCGTCGCGGCCGTGACGACCGTCGTGGTGGCCAGCAGCGCGAAGAGAAGAGCCAGTACCTCGAGCGCGTGGTTGCGATCAACCGCGTCGCCAAGGTTGTGAAGGGCGGTCGACGCTTCAGCTTCACCGCTCTCGTCGTCGTCGGTGACGGTGACGGCATGGTCGGCGTCGGCTACGGCAAGGCCAAGGAAGTTCCCGCGGCGATCGCCAAGGGCGTCGAGGAGGCGAAGAAGCACTTCTTCCGCGTCCCGCGCGTCCAGGGCACCATCCCGCACCCGGTGCAGGGTGAGAAGGCCGCTGGTGTGGTCATGCTCCGCCCGGCTTCCCCGGGTACCGGTGTGATCGCCGGTGGTTCCGCCCGCGCCGTGCTCGAGTGCGCCGGCATCCATGACGTGCTCGCGAAGTCCCTCGGGTCCCCGAACGCCATCAACGTGGTTCACGCCACGGTGCAGGCGCTGAAGGATCTCGAGGAGCCGGCCGAGGTGGCTCGCCGCCGCGGCCTGCCGATCGAGGACGTCGTCCCCGCCGCCCTGCTCAAGGCGCAGCGAGCGAAGACCGAGGAGGCGCACTGA
- the rplR gene encoding 50S ribosomal protein L18 — MGISLSNNKHMATKAASRVRRQVRGRKKIFGAAERPRLVVSRSAKHVFAQVIDDTQGRTLVSASTMEADLRGNDGDKSAKAKKVGELIAQRAKAAGITQVVFDRAGNRYHGRLAALADGAREAGLDL, encoded by the coding sequence ATGGGCATTTCCCTGTCCAACAACAAGCACATGGCGACCAAGGCCGCTTCGCGCGTCCGTCGCCAGGTCCGTGGCCGCAAGAAGATCTTCGGCGCTGCCGAGCGTCCCCGCCTGGTGGTCAGCCGGTCGGCGAAGCACGTGTTCGCCCAGGTCATCGACGACACCCAGGGTCGCACCCTGGTGTCTGCTTCCACCATGGAAGCCGATCTGCGCGGCAATGATGGCGACAAGTCGGCCAAGGCCAAGAAGGTGGGCGAGCTGATCGCCCAGCGCGCCAAGGCCGCCGGCATCACCCAGGTTGTCTTCGACCGAGCGGGTAATCGTTACCACGGCCGCCTCGCGGCCCTGGCCGACGGCGCCCGTGAAGCCGGACTGGACCTCTGA
- the rplF gene encoding 50S ribosomal protein L6 has translation MSRIGRMPIAIPSGVDFNVDGQQVEIKGPKGSLTHTVPAPITIERNDDGQVEVKRPNDERNNRALHGLTRTLVSNMVTGVTQGYEKKLEIVGVGYRVISKGPAQLEFNLGFSHPVVVNAPEGITFTVEGPTKFTVVGIDKQAVGEVAANIRKLRKPEPYKGKGVRYAGENVRRKVGKAGK, from the coding sequence ATGTCCCGCATTGGCAGAATGCCGATCGCGATCCCGTCCGGCGTCGACTTCAACGTTGACGGCCAGCAGGTCGAGATCAAGGGCCCGAAGGGCTCCCTGACCCACACCGTGCCCGCGCCGATCACGATCGAGCGCAACGACGACGGTCAGGTCGAAGTGAAGCGCCCGAACGACGAGCGCAACAACCGTGCCCTGCACGGTCTCACCCGCACCCTGGTGTCCAACATGGTCACCGGTGTCACCCAGGGCTACGAGAAGAAGCTCGAAATCGTGGGTGTTGGTTATCGCGTGATCTCCAAGGGTCCGGCCCAGCTCGAGTTCAACCTCGGCTTCTCCCACCCGGTCGTCGTGAACGCCCCCGAGGGCATCACGTTCACCGTCGAGGGCCCGACCAAGTTCACGGTTGTCGGCATCGACAAGCAGGCTGTCGGCGAGGTTGCGGCCAACATCCGCAAGCTGCGCAAGCCCGAGCCCTACAAGGGCAAGGGTGTGCGGTACGCCGGCGAGAACGTCCGCCGCAAGGTCGGAAAGGCTGGTAAGTGA
- the rpsH gene encoding 30S ribosomal protein S8: MTMTDPIADMLTRLRNANQAYHDSASMPHSKIKVGIAEILKSEGYIQDFEVAEPGAGEVGKTLKVTLKYGQNRERSIAGVRRISKPGLRVYAKSNALPKVLGGLGIAIISTSQGLLTDRDANSKSVGGEVLAYVW, encoded by the coding sequence ATGACGATGACTGATCCCATCGCAGACATGCTTACGCGTCTGCGGAACGCCAATCAGGCGTACCACGATTCCGCCTCGATGCCCCATTCCAAGATCAAGGTGGGCATCGCCGAAATCCTCAAGTCCGAGGGCTACATCCAGGACTTCGAGGTTGCCGAGCCCGGCGCCGGCGAGGTGGGCAAGACCCTGAAGGTCACCCTGAAGTACGGTCAGAACCGGGAGCGCTCCATCGCGGGCGTCCGCCGGATCTCCAAGCCGGGCCTCCGGGTGTACGCCAAGTCCAACGCTCTGCCCAAGGTCCTCGGCGGCCTCGGCATTGCGATCATCTCGACCAGCCAGGGCCTCCTGACTGACCGTGATGCCAACTCCAAGAGCGTCGGCGGGGAAGTCCTCGCCTACGTCTGGTGA
- a CDS encoding type Z 30S ribosomal protein S14, whose translation MAKTALKVKQSRKPKFAVRAYTRCQKCGRPKAVFRKFGLCRVCLRDLAHRGELPGVTKSSW comes from the coding sequence ATGGCAAAGACAGCTCTGAAGGTCAAGCAGTCGCGCAAGCCCAAGTTCGCGGTGCGCGCCTACACCCGCTGCCAGAAGTGTGGCCGTCCCAAGGCCGTGTTCCGCAAGTTCGGCCTGTGCCGCGTTTGCCTGCGCGATCTCGCCCACCGTGGCGAACTCCCCGGCGTCACCAAGTCGTCTTGGTGA
- the rplE gene encoding 50S ribosomal protein L5 has translation MTETIETQETQAEARIQPRLKLRYREEIKSALLEEFKYANVMQIPGLTKIVVNMGVGDAARDSKVIDGAIKDLTAITGQKPSVTKARKSIAQFRLREGQAIGCHVTLRGDRMWEFADRLLTLALPRIRDFRGLNAHQFDGQGNYTFGLTEQVMFHEIDQDKIDRVRGMDITFVTTAANDAEGRALLKHLGFPFNDNPKPARAKRKGPAFSRKKK, from the coding sequence ATGACCGAGACGATCGAGACCCAGGAAACCCAGGCCGAGGCCCGGATCCAGCCGCGCCTCAAGCTTCGCTACCGCGAAGAGATCAAGTCGGCGCTGCTCGAGGAATTCAAGTACGCCAACGTCATGCAGATCCCCGGTCTGACCAAGATCGTGGTCAACATGGGTGTCGGCGACGCCGCGCGTGACTCCAAGGTGATCGACGGTGCGATCAAGGACCTCACCGCCATCACCGGCCAGAAGCCCTCGGTGACCAAGGCCCGCAAGTCCATCGCGCAGTTCCGTCTGCGTGAGGGCCAGGCCATCGGCTGCCACGTCACCCTCCGCGGTGACCGCATGTGGGAGTTCGCCGACCGGCTGCTCACCCTTGCTCTTCCGCGAATCCGTGACTTCCGTGGCCTGAACGCCCACCAGTTCGATGGTCAGGGCAACTACACGTTCGGTCTGACCGAGCAGGTCATGTTCCACGAGATCGACCAGGACAAGATCGACCGCGTGCGTGGCATGGACATCACCTTCGTGACCACCGCCGCCAACGACGCGGAGGGCCGGGCGCTGTTGAAGCATCTCGGGTTCCCGTTCAACGACAACCCGAAGCCGGCCCGGGCCAAGCGCAAGGGCCCGGCCTTCTCCCGGAAGAAGAAGTGA
- the rplX gene encoding 50S ribosomal protein L24: MAGKANLHVKKGDRVRVISGKDKGTVGEIIAVDRENERVIVEGVNIVKRHRREQPTPSGGKTEGGIISAEAPIHVSNVQLLVKVDGEEVPTRIGFKRVEVTKRRPDGSEYQSTRSVRIARKTGEEI, encoded by the coding sequence ATGGCAGGCAAGGCCAACCTTCACGTGAAGAAGGGTGACCGCGTCCGCGTCATCAGCGGCAAGGACAAGGGCACCGTCGGCGAGATCATCGCCGTCGATCGCGAGAACGAGCGTGTGATCGTCGAAGGCGTGAACATCGTCAAGCGTCATCGTCGCGAGCAGCCGACCCCCAGCGGTGGCAAGACCGAGGGTGGCATTATCTCGGCCGAAGCCCCGATCCACGTGTCCAACGTGCAGCTTCTGGTGAAGGTCGACGGCGAGGAAGTCCCGACCCGCATCGGCTTCAAGCGCGTCGAGGTCACCAAGCGTCGCCCGGACGGCTCGGAATACCAGTCGACGCGCAGCGTTCGCATCGCCCGCAAGACGGGGGAGGAGATCTGA
- the rplN gene encoding 50S ribosomal protein L14, which produces MIQQESRLKVADNTGAKEILCIRVLGGSGRRYAGIGDTIVATVKDAIPGGNVKKGDVVKAVIVRTVKERRRADGSYIKFDENAAVILKTDGEPRGTRIFGPVGRELREKKFMRIVSLAPEVI; this is translated from the coding sequence ATGATCCAGCAGGAGTCGCGACTGAAGGTCGCCGACAACACTGGTGCAAAGGAAATCCTCTGCATCCGTGTTCTCGGTGGCTCAGGTCGGCGCTACGCCGGCATCGGTGACACCATCGTGGCCACCGTGAAGGATGCCATCCCCGGCGGCAACGTCAAGAAGGGCGATGTCGTCAAGGCCGTCATCGTGCGCACCGTCAAGGAGCGTCGCCGCGCCGACGGTTCCTACATCAAGTTCGACGAGAACGCCGCCGTGATCCTGAAGACCGACGGGGAGCCGCGTGGCACCCGCATCTTCGGCCCGGTCGGCCGCGAGCTGCGCGAGAAGAAGTTCATGCGCATCGTCTCGCTCGCCCCGGAGGTGATCTGA
- a CDS encoding transposase: MTATTSRPVVIGMDPHKRSMTIEIMDRDETVLGTGRFTTDQAGVTAMLKHVRAWPQRVWAIEGSNGVGRPIATRLATAGETVVDVPTKLSARVRVYATGNARKTDDTDAHAIALAGAGSTSSGRWCPTKPGPCYGSCPTGVEPWPPTAPGPWPSCITCSANSSPAGPPPAYRRPGPPPWSRACGPAPHHRKC, from the coding sequence ATGACAGCCACGACGAGCCGCCCGGTGGTGATCGGGATGGACCCCCATAAACGATCGATGACGATCGAGATCATGGACCGCGACGAAACCGTTCTGGGCACGGGCCGGTTCACCACCGACCAGGCCGGAGTGACCGCGATGCTCAAGCACGTCAGGGCCTGGCCCCAGCGGGTCTGGGCGATCGAGGGCAGCAACGGGGTGGGGCGTCCGATCGCGACCCGGCTGGCCACGGCCGGGGAAACCGTGGTGGATGTGCCGACCAAACTGTCGGCCCGGGTCCGGGTCTATGCCACCGGTAATGCCCGCAAGACCGATGACACCGATGCCCATGCCATCGCGTTGGCCGGGGCCGGGTCGACCAGCTCCGGCCGGTGGTGCCCGACGAAACCCGGACCGTGTTACGGATCCTGTCCGACCGGCGTCGAGCCCTGGCCACCGACCGCACCCGGACCGTGGCCCAGCTGCATCACCTGCTCAGCGAACTCATCCCCGGCGGGGCCCCCACCCGCTTATCGGCGACCCGGGCCACCGCCCTGGTCCAGAGCGTGCGGGCCCGCACCGCATCACAGAAAATGCTGA